A genomic stretch from Setaria italica strain Yugu1 chromosome VII, Setaria_italica_v2.0, whole genome shotgun sequence includes:
- the LOC101774941 gene encoding uncharacterized protein LOC101774941 yields the protein MEHAAASTMADVHDERRLPEARINHSIVLRWAFIDKAISGLGKLALAWATIVLLGGFSTLIKQKDFWFVTIITFLEATRLFSSAVDQEDTFILNAPEVVAALPEKIEAMEHGSWQRHRPSNPEQGTIVASFLTSRRCCSCRIFFAKILSTGFTFAQFAAGFTSIVLAALRLSRQDYVGPADQGSSDHKSIRGSLNLFYGLVLAQGLASFLADTMLAADYMQVRKLSMTYQLGSSGVQIIRRYMLDTYMKCSGGSVREAMNMDMVSFAMEMARSNSVADRLVGVRILDRILRVDKYRGLALMRLRASSDTVANLVSMLGLKANTREEENTRGHAANVVLWLSPDLLVESFPELLQMVSSMLTMKTTTAAVTITARVNPQSSSNVSIELTWLGVKILKKIMDNPDNCKKVMDDDDQLMSSIVDLTAVSDDSSSISWSPVVEEIIVEAVRVLHKLVRTTGDAGRALRCKTSENLHVIRNIRKILEHPQSHTELLTEAIGVLACLALDETGKQEIGSSPRIIRKLVSFLVAETQTPSNRVELAKSAVEALVMLGVDSPSIAWRILEELKPENVQQLVETLSSDSTELRTMVAKLLGSLRVNSKPEHAHYNRKIDSQLPLLLNVIKLEVEKVEALGSAGELHARNNLEEWRTKQGALLESIVGLSVQICKFIHASEYGDALRNANLAVDVFMQKLRRILDLYKSPETEFPGDLKVAFTNNYAGAMQRPGNRINLSQVKQQEGETLQSYLHCFFDKKATIMDVMERDVIDCFQNSLHDRRMFQDFGRRRPADVKSLKIMA from the exons ATGGAGCATGCAGCTGCTAGCACGATGGCCGATGTGCATGATGAACGCCGGCTACCCGAAGCGAGGATTAACCACAGCATTGTACTGCGGTGGGCGTTCATCGACAAGGCGATCAGCGGCTTGGGGAAGTTGGCACTTGCTTGGGCCACCATCGTTCTGCTCGGTGGATTCTCCACCCTGATAAAGCAGAAGGACTTCTGGTTCGTCACCATCATCACCTTCTTGGAAGCCACCAG GCTTTTCAGCAGTGCTGTGGATCAAGAGGATACATTCATCCTCAACGCACCGGAAGTTGTGGCAGCACTGCCGGAGAAAATCGAGGCCATGGAACATGGAAGCTGGCAAAGGCACCGCCCTAGCAACCCGGAGCAAGGAACGATCGTCGCATCGTTCCTAACCTCCAGGCGCTGCTGTAGCTGCCGGATCTTCTTCGCCAAGATCCTCTCCACGGGCTTCACCTTTGCGCAGTTCGCCGCGGGCTTCACCTCCATCGTCCTGGCCGCCCTGCGCCTGAGCCGGCAGGACTACGTCGGCCCGGCGGACCAAGGCAGCAGCGACCACAAGAGCATCAGGGGGTCCCTGAACCTCTTCTACGGGCTGGTGCTCGCGCAGGGCCTCGCCTCCTTCCTCGCCGACACCATGCTTGCTGCCGATTACATGCAGGTGAGGAAGCTTAGCATGACATACCAGCTTGGCTCTTCAGGGGTGCAGATTATCAGGCGCTACATGCTCGATACCTACATGAAATGTTCCGGTGGGAGCGTGCGCGAAGCCATGAACATGGACATGGTCAGCTTCGCCATGGAGATGGCAAGATCAAACTCGGTCGCCGACCGCCTTGTCGGCGTCCGGATCCTTGATCGCATCCTCAGGGTGGACAAGTACAGAGGGTTGGCATTGATGCGGCTTCGGGCTTCCTCTGACACAGTGGCAAATTTGGTCAGTATGCTGGGACTGAAGGCCAACACCAGGGAGGAAGAGAACACTCGAGGGCATGCGGCTAACGTGGTGTTGTGGCTCTCCCCGGACCTCCTAGTTGAGAGCTTCCCAGAACTGCTACAGATGGTGTCTTCAATGCTTACTATGAAGACAACGACAGCGGCGGTGACGATCACGGCCCGGGTAAATCCCCAGAGCTCTAGCAATGTGAGCATCGAGCTCACATGGCTTGGTGTGAAAATCCTCAAAAAGATCATGGACAATCCGGACAATTGTAAGAAGGTGATGGATGACGATGACCAGTTGATGTCAAGCATTGTGGACCTTACAGCTGTTAGTGATGACAGCAGCTCAATCTCATGGTCTCCAGTAGTAGAAGAAATCATTGTGGAGGCAGTTCGGGTCTTGCACAAGCTGGTCAGAACTACAGGCGACGCCGGGAGGGCGCTTAGGTGCAAAACATCTGAGAACCTCCATGTTATCAGGAACATCAGAAAGATCCTAGAGCATCCTCAGAGCCATACAGAGCTACTCACTGAAGCAATTGGTGTTCTTGCTTGCTTAGCTTTGGATGAGACAGGAAAGCAAGAGATTGGGAGTTCACCTCGAATCATTAGGAAGCTTGTTTCATTCCTTGTTGCTGAAACACAAACTCCATCTAATAGAGTGGAGCTAGCTAAGTCTGCTGTTGAAGCATTAGTTATGCTTGGCGTGGACAGCCCAAGCATTGCCTGGAGGATCCTAGAAGAACTGAAGCCTGAAAACGTACAGCAACTCGTGGAGACGCTCTCTTCTGACTCTACAGAGCTCAGAACTATGGTTGCAAAACTCTTGGGGAGTTTACGTGTGAACTCTAAACCAGAGCATGCTCATTATAACAGGAAAATCGACAGCCAGCTACCTCTG CTGCTGAATGTAATCAAGTTAGAAGTGGAGAAAGTAGAGGCCCTGGGTTCTGCTGGAGAGCTGCATGCCCGTAAT AATTTGGAAGAATGGAGGACCAAGCAGGGCGCACTACTGGAGAGCATTGTCGGTCTCAGTGTTCAGATTTGCAAATTCATTCACGCAAGCGAGTATGGCGACGCCCTCCGGAATGCCAACCTCGCAGTGGATGTGTTCATGCAGAAGCTTAGAAGGATCCTTGATCTGTACAAGTCGCCAGAAACTGAGTTCCCAGGT gacctcaaggtggcattcaccaacaactacgcgggGGCAATGCAACGTCCTGGCAATAGGATCAACTTGTCTCAGGTCaagcaacaagaaggcgagaccctgcagAGCTACTTACActgcttcttcgacaagaaggccacaatcatggatGTCATGGAGCGCGACGTCATTGACTGCTTCCAAAACAGCCTCCACGACCGCCGGATGTTTCAAGACTTCGGCAGAAGACgccccgctgatgtcaaatctctcaagatcatggcatAG